The following proteins are encoded in a genomic region of Ornithinibacillus sp. 4-3:
- a CDS encoding IS4 family transposase translates to MDKFTRKTSFEQWFSPISTELFNEMVGNFQLDYYTKKLYMAPFMKLLLFAQLHGTESLRALADAVFSDDLQKAVGFESISFSQLGRRLNEVPTSFFEAIFLNLVAKIHEKTDFQHRRKTSTPWMLIDSTTLPLNLTNHRWAEFRKTKSGVKLHLRLVFMEKGLSYPDKAVMTNAIEHDRGQLEVFVDDKECMYVFDRGYLDYERFDRMTDDGYFFVSRLRKNAVVRVIKTLEVPSNSSILSDEMVVLGSTQNRTEHVFRKIKVLDDKGKELTLISNRFDISAVEIADVYKSRWAIELFFKWMKQHLSIKKFYGHSEQAVHNQVYVAMIVYCLNVLAQLSTNSSRTYLQISRYLKAAIWKSAHIWIRKIKGKGVP, encoded by the coding sequence ATGGATAAGTTTACACGAAAAACATCATTTGAACAATGGTTTTCACCGATTTCGACTGAACTTTTTAATGAAATGGTTGGAAACTTTCAATTAGATTACTATACAAAGAAGCTTTATATGGCGCCATTCATGAAGTTACTGCTGTTTGCGCAACTTCATGGTACCGAAAGTTTACGGGCGTTAGCTGACGCTGTTTTTTCAGATGATCTTCAAAAAGCAGTTGGGTTTGAATCCATTAGCTTTTCACAATTAGGCAGAAGACTAAATGAAGTGCCTACTTCTTTTTTTGAAGCCATCTTCTTAAATCTAGTAGCGAAAATTCATGAAAAAACAGACTTTCAGCACAGAAGAAAAACGTCTACACCTTGGATGTTGATTGATTCTACCACATTACCTTTAAATTTAACGAATCACAGATGGGCTGAATTCCGAAAAACAAAGTCTGGCGTAAAGCTTCATCTGCGCCTTGTATTTATGGAAAAAGGCCTTTCTTATCCGGACAAAGCAGTCATGACGAACGCAATAGAACACGACCGTGGACAGTTAGAAGTATTTGTTGACGATAAAGAATGCATGTACGTTTTTGACCGTGGCTACTTGGATTACGAGCGTTTCGATCGCATGACAGATGACGGCTATTTCTTTGTATCACGTTTAAGGAAAAACGCTGTCGTTCGGGTAATTAAAACACTTGAAGTTCCATCAAACTCATCTATTTTATCAGATGAAATGGTCGTTCTCGGATCAACTCAAAACCGAACAGAACACGTTTTTCGTAAAATAAAAGTACTGGATGATAAAGGGAAAGAACTCACGTTAATTTCAAATCGGTTTGACATTAGCGCAGTTGAAATCGCCGATGTTTACAAGTCCAGATGGGCAATCGAACTCTTTTTCAAATGGATGAAACAACATCTCTCAATCAAAAAGTTCTACGGGCATAGCGAACAAGCAGTCCATAATCAAGTGTACGTAGCGATGATTGTCTATTGTTTAAACGTACTCGCGCAGCTAAGCACAAACAGCTCGCGGACTTATCTCCAAATCAGTCGTTATTTAAAAGCCGCAATTTGGAAATCTGCCCATATTTGGATTCGTAAAATCAAAGGAAAAGGTGTCCCGTAA
- a CDS encoding ABC transporter substrate-binding protein — protein MKKLFKNGLFLMLLAALMLVIAACSSDSGGNDDSDSGDNTSSDETDNNDGDDEEAQGEAGGTLRIAIDAAPPTLDQPTSTATAARDASRLIFETLVTTKENFEPEMMLAESIETEDNQTFTINLREGVKFHNGEEMTSEDVIASMERWLEKSSVTGNIFNDATWTADGDYTVILELQSPSSLTLDTMASAKQAAAIMPKEVIDNASDGVITEFIGTGPFKFEEWKQDQYIHYVKYDEYQPVDLPADGLSGKKEALVDEIYIYIVNDSSTRLAGLQTGEYDFAYGIPYDNYDALLADDNLETILTPSANQMMGLNKVQGIATDPKFRQAVNAALDAEQVMFAAFPDEDFFWLDSGYMDMYIEPWLTDAGNEYYNQANPERAKELLDEIGYNNEEFRIMTTRDYDHHYNSGVVIQEQLKQAGINAVLEVYDWPSLLDKRENDLGAWDAFMTSSSTVSTPPQLIGMSTTWAGGMDDSYVEETMAAIEGAPTIEEAKELWDELQLYAWEELVPIVHFGGYHSLYGHTKNVKGITNNTGPIFWNVTVSE, from the coding sequence ATGAAGAAATTATTTAAAAATGGTTTATTTCTTATGTTATTAGCAGCTTTAATGCTAGTTATAGCTGCATGTAGTTCAGATTCTGGAGGAAATGATGATTCAGATTCTGGTGATAATACATCATCTGACGAAACAGATAACAATGATGGTGATGACGAAGAAGCACAAGGTGAAGCTGGCGGAACATTAAGAATTGCAATAGATGCTGCTCCACCAACACTTGACCAACCAACAAGTACAGCAACTGCTGCACGTGATGCGTCAAGACTTATTTTCGAAACACTAGTAACGACTAAAGAGAATTTCGAGCCAGAGATGATGCTAGCAGAAAGCATTGAAACAGAAGATAACCAAACATTCACGATTAATTTAAGAGAAGGCGTTAAATTCCATAATGGAGAAGAAATGACTTCAGAAGATGTTATTGCTTCTATGGAAAGATGGTTAGAGAAATCTTCTGTAACTGGTAATATCTTTAATGATGCAACTTGGACAGCTGATGGAGACTACACAGTTATTTTAGAATTACAATCTCCTTCATCATTAACTTTAGATACAATGGCATCTGCAAAACAAGCTGCTGCTATTATGCCTAAAGAGGTTATCGATAATGCTTCTGATGGAGTAATTACTGAATTTATTGGAACAGGACCATTCAAATTTGAAGAGTGGAAACAAGATCAATATATTCATTATGTAAAATATGATGAATATCAGCCAGTTGATTTACCAGCAGATGGATTATCTGGTAAAAAAGAAGCTTTAGTAGATGAAATTTATATCTACATTGTAAATGATTCTTCTACTCGTTTAGCAGGTTTACAAACTGGTGAATATGACTTTGCTTACGGTATTCCATACGATAATTATGATGCGTTATTAGCAGATGATAACTTAGAAACAATTTTAACTCCATCTGCGAACCAAATGATGGGTCTTAATAAAGTACAAGGAATTGCTACAGATCCTAAGTTCCGTCAAGCGGTTAATGCAGCATTAGATGCAGAGCAAGTGATGTTTGCAGCATTTCCAGATGAAGATTTCTTCTGGTTAGATTCTGGATACATGGATATGTACATTGAGCCATGGTTAACAGATGCTGGTAATGAATATTACAACCAAGCAAATCCTGAGAGAGCTAAAGAACTTCTTGATGAAATTGGTTATAATAATGAAGAATTTAGAATTATGACTACTCGTGATTATGATCACCATTATAACTCTGGAGTTGTAATTCAAGAGCAATTAAAGCAAGCAGGAATTAATGCTGTATTAGAGGTATATGATTGGCCATCTTTATTAGACAAGCGTGAAAATGATTTAGGTGCTTGGGATGCATTCATGACATCATCTTCTACAGTAAGTACACCACCTCAATTAATCGGTATGAGTACAACTTGGGCAGGTGGAATGGATGATTCATATGTAGAGGAAACTATGGCGGCAATTGAAGGTGCACCTACAATTGAAGAAGCTAAAGAATTATGGGATGAATTACAGTTGTATGCTTGGGAAGAGCTAGTACCAATTGTACATTTCGGTGGATACCACTCTCTATATGGACATACAAAAAATGTTAAAGGTATTACTAACAACACAGGACCAATTTTCTGGAACGTAACTGTTTCTGAATAA
- a CDS encoding ABC transporter substrate-binding protein, with translation MKNFKLILFVLLLAFVLVGCNSSTDSDNESENESNNDSSSEETDNDEGSEEGTSGGTLKIAIDGPPPTLDQPVSTATAARDAARFVFEGLMTTDADFNAVPMLAESVDTEDNQTYTFKLREGIKFHNGEEMTAEDVVASMYRWMEISTVTGNVFKDATWTAEDDYTVVLELANPSSLTLDTLASAKQAAGIMPKEIVENAPVEGVDEYIGTGPFKFEEWKQDQYIHYTKFEDYQPLDTPASGLSGKREALVDEVYLYIVPDTSTRIAGLQTGEYDFAYGVPYDYYDQINADENLETILTPSSNQMIGFNNLEGISTNPEIRKAINMIIDSNEVMLGAFPNPEFFWLDSGYMDMNITPWYTEAGKEHYNQANVEEAKKILDEFGYDGEEIKFLATRDYDHHYNTSVIVTEQLKQAGLNVTLEIYDWPTVLDIQGNRPSEWDMYMTSASTVSTPPQLIGLSPRFGGVYPEVSELISSIETAPTQEEAFEYWEELQGKLWEEYLPIVHIGGYNALYGHNTKVKGLETSTGPIFWNVTVSE, from the coding sequence GTGAAAAATTTTAAGTTAATTTTATTTGTATTATTACTCGCTTTTGTACTAGTAGGTTGTAATTCTTCAACAGATTCTGACAATGAAAGTGAAAATGAATCAAATAATGATTCAAGTAGTGAAGAAACAGATAATGATGAAGGATCAGAGGAAGGGACAAGTGGAGGGACTTTAAAAATTGCGATTGATGGTCCACCACCAACTTTAGATCAGCCAGTAAGTACGGCGACTGCAGCACGTGATGCAGCACGCTTTGTTTTTGAAGGCCTTATGACAACAGATGCAGATTTTAATGCTGTACCAATGCTTGCAGAAAGTGTAGATACAGAGGATAACCAGACATATACATTTAAATTAAGAGAAGGAATCAAATTCCACAATGGAGAAGAAATGACAGCAGAAGATGTTGTTGCTTCGATGTATCGTTGGATGGAGATTTCAACAGTAACTGGTAACGTATTCAAGGATGCTACATGGACAGCGGAAGATGATTACACAGTAGTTTTAGAATTAGCTAATCCATCTTCTCTAACACTAGATACATTAGCATCTGCTAAACAAGCGGCTGGAATTATGCCAAAAGAAATAGTAGAAAATGCACCTGTTGAAGGTGTGGATGAGTATATTGGTACAGGTCCATTCAAATTTGAAGAATGGAAACAGGATCAATATATTCACTATACAAAGTTTGAAGATTATCAACCTTTAGATACTCCAGCATCTGGATTATCAGGGAAAAGAGAAGCTCTAGTTGATGAAGTTTACTTATACATTGTACCTGATACATCAACTCGTATCGCTGGTTTGCAAACTGGAGAATATGATTTTGCATATGGAGTTCCATATGATTACTATGATCAAATTAATGCAGATGAAAATCTTGAAACAATTTTAACACCATCTTCTAACCAAATGATCGGTTTTAACAATCTAGAAGGAATTTCTACGAATCCTGAAATTCGTAAAGCAATTAATATGATTATTGATAGTAATGAAGTAATGTTAGGTGCATTTCCAAACCCTGAATTCTTCTGGTTAGATTCTGGATACATGGATATGAATATTACACCATGGTATACAGAAGCTGGGAAAGAGCATTATAATCAAGCAAATGTAGAAGAAGCGAAGAAAATTTTAGATGAGTTTGGTTATGATGGAGAAGAAATCAAATTCTTAGCTACTCGTGATTATGATCACCATTACAATACATCTGTTATTGTGACAGAACAATTAAAGCAGGCTGGTCTAAATGTAACATTAGAAATTTATGATTGGCCAACTGTTCTTGATATCCAAGGAAACAGACCATCAGAGTGGGATATGTACATGACTTCAGCTTCAACAGTAAGTACACCACCACAATTAATTGGATTAAGCCCAAGATTTGGTGGAGTATATCCTGAAGTATCAGAATTGATTTCAAGCATTGAAACAGCTCCGACACAAGAAGAAGCATTTGAATATTGGGAAGAGCTGCAAGGTAAACTATGGGAAGAATATTTACCAATTGTTCATATTGGTGGTTACAATGCCTTATATGGTCATAATACGAAAGTTAAGGGACTTGAAACGTCTACAGGACCAATTTTCTGGAATGTAACTGTATCTGAATAA
- a CDS encoding ABC transporter substrate-binding protein: MKSYKFGLLILLITLVLVGCGSSDDEGSSGGDNNSSGNSVLKIAIDAPPPTLDQPVSTATSARDASRFIFEGLLTTDSEFQAVPMLAESVDTEDNKTYTFKLREGIKFHNGEEMTAEDVVASMYRWMEQSTVTGNVFNDATWTADGDYTVILELANPSSLTLDTLASAKQAAGIMPKEIVENAPASGVEEYIGTGPYKFVEWKQDQYIHYTKFEDYQPLDTPADGLSGKKEALIDDIYLYIVTDTSTRIAGLQTGEYDFAYGIPYDYYGQINGDENLETILTPAANQMIGFNNLEGIATDAKVRQAINMAINNEEVMMAAFPNPEFFWLDSGYMDRDIVNWYTEAGSEHYNQADIEGAKKLLEESDYNGEEVRFLATRDYDHHYNTSLVVTEQLKEIGLNVKLEIYDWPTVLDIQGNQPSEWEMYMTSASTVSTPPQLIGLSPRFGGVYPEVSDLISEIETAPTQEEAFEYWDELQGKLWEEYLPIVNLGGYNTLYGHNKKVEGIETLTGPIFWNVSINE, encoded by the coding sequence ATGAAAAGCTACAAATTTGGATTACTTATTTTACTAATTACTCTTGTATTAGTCGGATGTGGTTCTTCAGATGATGAAGGGAGTTCTGGAGGAGATAATAACAGCAGTGGTAATTCAGTTTTAAAAATTGCTATTGATGCACCACCACCAACTTTGGATCAGCCAGTAAGTACTGCTACATCAGCACGTGATGCTTCACGTTTTATCTTTGAAGGACTTCTTACAACAGATTCAGAGTTCCAAGCTGTACCAATGCTTGCAGAAAGCGTGGACACAGAAGATAACAAAACATACACTTTTAAATTAAGAGAAGGTATTAAATTCCATAATGGGGAAGAAATGACAGCAGAAGATGTTGTTGCATCAATGTACCGTTGGATGGAACAATCAACTGTTACTGGTAATGTATTTAATGATGCTACATGGACTGCAGATGGGGATTATACAGTAATTTTAGAATTAGCTAACCCATCTTCTCTAACACTAGATACATTGGCATCTGCTAAGCAAGCAGCTGGAATTATGCCAAAAGAAATAGTAGAGAATGCACCAGCTTCAGGAGTTGAAGAATATATCGGTACAGGACCATATAAATTTGTAGAATGGAAACAAGACCAATATATTCATTATACAAAATTTGAAGATTATCAACCACTAGATACTCCAGCTGATGGATTATCAGGGAAAAAAGAAGCGTTAATTGATGATATTTATTTATATATTGTAACAGATACATCTACTCGTATTGCTGGATTACAAACAGGCGAATATGATTTTGCATACGGAATTCCATATGATTATTATGGTCAAATTAATGGAGATGAAAATCTTGAAACAATTCTGACTCCGGCTGCTAACCAAATGATTGGTTTTAACAATTTGGAAGGTATTGCTACAGATGCTAAAGTACGCCAAGCAATTAACATGGCGATCAATAATGAAGAAGTTATGATGGCAGCATTCCCGAACCCAGAGTTTTTCTGGTTAGATTCTGGTTATATGGATAGAGACATTGTGAATTGGTATACAGAGGCTGGTTCAGAACATTATAATCAGGCAGATATTGAAGGTGCTAAGAAGTTATTAGAAGAAAGTGATTATAATGGGGAAGAGGTACGTTTCTTGGCTACTCGTGATTATGATCATCACTATAATACTTCTTTAGTAGTTACAGAACAATTAAAGGAAATTGGTTTAAATGTTAAGTTAGAAATTTACGACTGGCCAACAGTTCTTGATATTCAAGGGAATCAACCATCAGAGTGGGAAATGTATATGACATCTGCTTCTACAGTTAGTACACCACCACAATTAATCGGATTAAGCCCAAGATTTGGTGGAGTATATCCTGAAGTGTCAGATTTAATTTCAGAAATTGAAACAGCTCCGACACAAGAAGAAGCATTTGAATATTGGGATGAGCTACAAGGTAAACTATGGGAAGAATATTTACCAATTGTGAACCTTGGTGGTTATAACACACTTTATGGTCATAACAAAAAAGTAGAAGGTATTGAAACATTAACAGGTCCTATTTTCTGGAACGTATCTATTAATGAATAA
- a CDS encoding DUF3899 domain-containing protein translates to MMFTIKMATAFIYIVITVSFIFTYLYASPFTFATWIEAVYNISIICIIIGFLWIVIQSGFFHLLVRWIKQKLNKDEEQTINEVEEKNEEELTWKRKVSDWAKVIIVAGLLLVILSTYVSYKFFGD, encoded by the coding sequence ATGATGTTTACAATTAAAATGGCTACAGCATTTATTTATATCGTTATTACAGTTTCATTTATTTTTACGTATCTCTACGCTTCTCCATTTACCTTCGCTACTTGGATAGAAGCGGTATATAATATTTCTATCATATGTATAATCATAGGTTTCTTATGGATTGTTATTCAAAGTGGATTTTTCCATTTATTAGTGCGATGGATTAAACAAAAGCTTAATAAAGATGAAGAGCAAACAATAAATGAAGTAGAAGAAAAGAATGAAGAAGAATTAACTTGGAAAAGAAAAGTAAGTGATTGGGCAAAGGTGATTATCGTTGCTGGTCTTTTACTTGTGATTCTATCAACCTATGTATCTTATAAATTTTTCGGTGATTAA
- a CDS encoding M42 family metallopeptidase: MNKEKIRQDLLEKLPQLCDAHGVSGYEEDVTELVKLEIGTYVDEMKVDALGNLIAKKSGNGKKKVMVAAHLDEIGLMIRHIDDNGFLYAEKIGGVRPQNLFSRTCVVKTKKGIIPGVINSINPGRPKQMTTIPEVNEFFIDVGASDLGDISDLGIEIGNTVAIDYEFKQLGKNKILGRALDNRLLMFVLIQTMKYINENNPEVPDIYPVFTVQEEVGCRGALTAAYTIEPDEAVALDITIANDTPQIPVHERISELGGGPSIKLMDKVANGQGSITPPKIVEAMKKVAYDNHIPFQLEVISAGTTDAATIQLAKGGVPSGGILVPTRYVHAHEMASIDDIVHAIDLLYHYLMSLGE, translated from the coding sequence ATGAATAAAGAAAAAATTAGACAGGATTTATTAGAAAAACTACCGCAGCTTTGTGATGCACATGGTGTTTCTGGCTATGAAGAAGATGTAACAGAGCTTGTTAAATTAGAAATAGGTACTTATGTAGATGAGATGAAGGTAGATGCATTAGGGAATTTGATTGCTAAAAAATCAGGTAACGGGAAAAAGAAGGTAATGGTTGCTGCTCACTTAGATGAAATTGGCTTAATGATTCGCCATATTGATGATAATGGTTTCTTATATGCTGAAAAAATTGGTGGAGTGCGACCACAAAATTTATTTTCTCGTACCTGTGTAGTTAAAACGAAGAAGGGCATTATTCCAGGTGTTATTAATAGTATTAATCCTGGACGCCCTAAGCAGATGACAACAATTCCTGAAGTAAATGAATTCTTTATAGATGTAGGCGCAAGTGATCTAGGAGATATTAGTGATCTAGGAATCGAAATTGGAAATACAGTAGCAATTGATTATGAATTTAAACAGCTAGGCAAAAATAAAATTTTGGGTCGTGCTTTAGATAATCGCTTATTAATGTTCGTTCTTATTCAAACAATGAAATATATTAATGAAAATAATCCTGAAGTACCTGATATTTATCCAGTATTTACAGTACAAGAGGAAGTTGGCTGTCGTGGTGCATTAACTGCAGCCTATACCATTGAACCAGATGAAGCAGTGGCTTTAGATATTACAATTGCTAATGATACACCACAAATCCCAGTACATGAACGAATTTCAGAATTAGGTGGAGGTCCTAGCATTAAATTAATGGATAAAGTAGCTAACGGTCAAGGTTCAATCACTCCACCTAAAATAGTGGAAGCAATGAAGAAAGTAGCTTATGATAATCATATTCCATTTCAATTAGAAGTGATTTCAGCAGGGACAACAGATGCGGCTACCATTCAATTGGCAAAAGGAGGAGTGCCTTCCGGAGGCATTTTAGTACCAACAAGATATGTACATGCGCATGAAATGGCTTCTATCGATGATATTGTTCATGCAATTGACTTACTTTATCACTATTTAATGTCTTTAGGAGAATAA
- a CDS encoding DUF2512 family protein, whose protein sequence is MIKYIPAFAIKLIFTTVVIFSLFSIFYHLSMTELLFIVFLVSGLTFIVDLFLFARFGYLITPIIEFVSTFALLIFLSSIFVQTGVSSIVISFAAAYLIAICEALYHIYLGENVMDKDEPIIRQLQVELAEEIEPHIKREE, encoded by the coding sequence TTGATAAAATATATTCCGGCATTTGCGATTAAACTAATTTTTACTACAGTTGTGATTTTCTCTTTGTTTAGTATCTTCTACCATTTATCAATGACGGAGTTACTATTTATTGTATTTCTAGTCTCAGGCCTCACTTTTATCGTTGATCTGTTTCTTTTTGCTCGTTTCGGCTATTTAATTACACCAATTATTGAGTTTGTAAGTACATTTGCGTTGCTAATTTTTTTAAGCTCTATATTTGTCCAAACGGGAGTTTCTAGTATAGTAATATCCTTTGCTGCAGCTTATTTAATAGCTATTTGTGAGGCGCTTTACCATATTTATTTAGGAGAAAATGTGATGGATAAAGATGAGCCAATCATTAGACAATTGCAAGTTGAACTAGCGGAGGAAATTGAACCACATATAAAGCGAGAAGAATAA
- a CDS encoding DUF2268 domain-containing protein, which produces MDIKTVRSDKIYRDLISREDKRAYFRENVLKPFKPKFDIQQVPLESNSFDVFNVLEMLHYLPEEVNSSHVSEIDLISSDELWENCRASLAQSLKIFKDNGIKLNVSEYLFTILLGRRDNHLFRLNHGCIGEGGIPGYITISITPNKESIQRIPGVIAHEINHNVRYQYIQWTENVSLAEWVIAEGLAENYVESILGSSYLGPWVTKTDLDMLNNLIKPSFKDKMALSGMEAIMPYIYGDDVIIAQGGAPIGLPYAAGYTLGYYLMKHYLAETGKNVVEATILEPNKILKEVDSFWN; this is translated from the coding sequence ATGGATATAAAAACTGTAAGATCAGACAAAATTTATAGAGATTTAATTAGTAGAGAAGACAAAAGAGCATATTTTCGTGAAAATGTATTGAAGCCCTTCAAACCTAAATTTGATATTCAACAAGTCCCTTTGGAATCAAATAGTTTTGATGTTTTCAATGTTCTTGAAATGCTTCATTATTTACCAGAAGAAGTTAATTCATCGCATGTTTCTGAAATAGATTTAATTAGTTCTGATGAATTATGGGAAAATTGCCGTGCTTCCCTTGCTCAGTCCTTAAAAATATTTAAGGATAATGGGATTAAACTAAATGTTTCTGAGTATTTATTTACAATACTTTTAGGTAGACGGGATAATCATCTCTTTCGTTTAAATCATGGATGTATTGGGGAAGGAGGAATACCTGGCTATATTACTATTTCTATTACACCAAATAAAGAATCAATTCAGCGAATTCCAGGTGTTATAGCACATGAAATTAACCATAATGTTCGCTATCAATATATTCAATGGACAGAAAATGTATCCTTGGCAGAGTGGGTCATTGCGGAAGGTTTAGCAGAAAATTATGTAGAATCTATATTAGGGAGTTCTTATCTTGGTCCCTGGGTCACAAAAACAGATCTAGATATGCTCAATAATCTAATCAAGCCTAGCTTCAAAGATAAAATGGCACTTTCAGGTATGGAAGCTATTATGCCTTATATTTATGGAGATGATGTTATCATTGCACAAGGTGGTGCTCCTATAGGTTTACCTTATGCGGCTGGTTATACGCTGGGCTATTATTTGATGAAACATTATTTGGCTGAAACTGGAAAAAATGTAGTTGAAGCAACTATTCTTGAACCAAATAAAATTTTAAAAGAGGTAGATAGCTTTTGGAATTAA
- a CDS encoding MerR family transcriptional regulator, with product MELKYSVKDICYITGVSRRTLHFYDKEGILVPDKEANGYRKYSQSDLERLQFIFFLKNLGLSLKEIKHVISITKTEQKEYLKKYQKQLYEQQYQLHTTIDNLHRFLNGDSLLEFNSFSQKLTSLNDQYNKEARIKYGHTEQYKEYEANLASMNEEELQNFNKNITHRVESIYQNLANWSDDSPDSDRIQREIVKLHNCFNKTMSCSLDLFLYIAEQFVADNRFQNYFIKFGYNELPTFIYKAVQYYCQEKSTD from the coding sequence TTGGAATTAAAATATTCAGTTAAAGATATTTGTTATATCACAGGAGTTTCTCGTAGAACACTACATTTTTATGATAAAGAAGGTATTTTAGTACCTGATAAGGAAGCCAATGGTTACAGAAAATATAGTCAATCTGACTTGGAAAGATTACAATTTATTTTCTTTCTAAAAAATCTTGGCCTATCTTTAAAAGAAATAAAGCACGTCATCAGCATCACAAAAACGGAGCAAAAAGAGTATCTAAAGAAATACCAAAAACAATTATATGAACAGCAATATCAACTTCATACTACAATAGATAATTTACATCGTTTCCTAAATGGGGACAGCTTATTGGAATTTAATAGTTTCAGTCAAAAGTTAACTTCTCTGAATGATCAATACAATAAAGAAGCGAGAATAAAATATGGTCATACAGAACAATACAAAGAATATGAAGCAAACCTAGCTTCAATGAATGAGGAAGAACTACAAAACTTTAATAAAAATATTACTCATCGAGTAGAATCAATCTACCAAAATCTAGCCAATTGGTCAGATGACTCTCCAGACTCTGATAGAATTCAAAGAGAGATTGTTAAACTTCACAATTGCTTCAATAAGACGATGAGTTGTTCATTAGATTTATTTCTCTATATTGCAGAACAGTTTGTAGCAGATAATCGTTTTCAAAATTACTTTATAAAATTTGGATATAACGAATTGCCAACTTTTATTTATAAAGCAGTACAATATTATTGTCAGGAAAAATCTACTGATTAA
- a CDS encoding reverse transcriptase-like protein — MQVIIHATYKTKRGLEALFSSDFLEAEQAIVIAEDLMQTGRLKHLSFVDKHDRSWNLKELKRFMEDVQTEPHHIKIYFDGGYHRKTMESGLGIVIYYEQNNKKYRLRKNALVKGLVSNNDAEYAALHLALKELEVMGVHHLDVHIIGDSMVAINQLNESWPCYEEELARWLDRIEGKIKELGIDPIFELVSRNENKEADQLASQALNGIEIESVKELSVKTE; from the coding sequence TTGCAAGTAATTATTCATGCAACATATAAAACCAAAAGAGGATTAGAAGCATTATTTTCTTCTGATTTCCTTGAAGCAGAACAAGCTATTGTAATAGCAGAGGATTTGATGCAGACAGGTCGATTAAAGCATCTTTCTTTTGTAGACAAGCATGATCGTTCTTGGAATTTAAAAGAACTCAAACGATTTATGGAAGATGTGCAAACAGAACCCCATCATATTAAAATTTATTTTGATGGAGGTTATCATCGAAAAACAATGGAATCTGGTCTTGGTATTGTTATTTATTATGAGCAAAATAATAAAAAGTATCGGCTTCGTAAAAACGCCTTGGTTAAAGGGTTAGTTTCTAATAATGATGCGGAATATGCAGCGTTACATTTAGCGTTGAAGGAATTAGAAGTGATGGGAGTACATCATCTGGATGTACATATAATTGGTGATTCGATGGTTGCTATTAATCAATTAAATGAGAGTTGGCCATGCTACGAAGAGGAGCTTGCTCGTTGGTTAGACCGAATAGAAGGAAAAATTAAAGAGCTAGGAATCGATCCTATATTTGAATTAGTTTCTAGAAATGAGAATAAAGAAGCTGATCAACTTGCCAGTCAAGCATTAAATGGGATAGAAATTGAGAGTGTTAAAGAATTATCTGTAAAAACAGAGTGA